Proteins encoded in a region of the bacterium genome:
- a CDS encoding ATP phosphoribosyltransferase, translating into MKLKLGIPKGSLQEATIKLFAKAGFNMIVGRRSYFPSIDDVEIEPMLIRAQEIPKYVASGVIDAGLTGMDWVKENKAKVVEICELIYAKEGFKPVRWVLAVPNDSKIKSVKDLQGKRIATELVEVTKEYLKKNKVKAEVEFSWGATEVKPPYLADAIVELTETGASLRASNLRIVETILESTTRLIANKKSYADKQKKAKIDNIALLLKGALNAEDKVGLKMNIPKSKLSNITSIFSKMGINPTMSRLALEGPATFWFAIEVVIEEKKVRDLIPQLKKVGATDIVEYPLNKVVP; encoded by the coding sequence ATGAAATTAAAACTTGGAATACCAAAAGGTAGTTTGCAGGAAGCGACGATTAAACTTTTTGCGAAAGCCGGATTTAATATGATAGTAGGCAGGCGTTCTTATTTTCCGTCAATAGATGATGTGGAAATTGAACCTATGCTTATAAGGGCGCAGGAAATCCCGAAATATGTTGCAAGCGGCGTTATAGATGCAGGGCTTACAGGTATGGATTGGGTAAAAGAAAACAAAGCAAAAGTAGTAGAAATTTGTGAACTGATATATGCAAAAGAAGGATTCAAACCTGTGCGCTGGGTGCTTGCTGTTCCCAACGATTCAAAAATTAAAAGCGTTAAAGATTTGCAGGGTAAACGAATAGCCACCGAGCTTGTGGAAGTTACGAAAGAATATCTTAAGAAAAACAAAGTCAAGGCTGAAGTTGAATTTTCGTGGGGCGCGACCGAAGTCAAACCCCCCTATTTAGCCGATGCTATTGTGGAGCTTACCGAAACGGGAGCTTCGCTAAGAGCTAGTAACTTAAGAATAGTTGAAACTATTCTGGAATCTACCACCAGGCTTATCGCAAACAAGAAATCTTATGCTGATAAACAGAAAAAAGCCAAAATAGACAATATTGCGTTACTGCTCAAAGGCGCCCTGAATGCTGAAGACAAAGTGGGGTTAAAAATGAACATTCCTAAATCCAAGTTGAGCAATATAACCTCTATTTTTTCTAAAATGGGAATAAATCCTACTATGTCTAGACTTGCTTTAGAAGGGCCTGCTACTTTTTGGTTTGCTATCGAGGTAGTAATAGAAGAAAAGAAGGTGAGAGACCTTATCCCACAGCTTAAAAAAGTGGGTGCCACAGACATTGTAGAATATCCGTTGAATAAAGTTGTTCCTTAA